A genomic region of Elusimicrobiota bacterium contains the following coding sequences:
- a CDS encoding bacterioferritin yields the protein MNTQDKKKAVITLNRIMELELAGVVRYTHYSLMVYGYNRLPIVSWLKGAANEGLAHAHKAGELVTLLGGHPSLKIGPLLETEKHDIGDILRESLDHERAALAAYNELLSLAEGKSVLLEEYARDMVVSEELHLDEVNKMLRLPGDIGPYRP from the coding sequence ATGAACACGCAGGACAAGAAGAAGGCGGTGATCACCCTCAACCGCATCATGGAGCTCGAACTGGCCGGCGTCGTGCGCTACACGCACTACTCGCTGATGGTCTACGGCTACAACCGCCTGCCCATCGTCTCCTGGCTCAAGGGCGCCGCGAACGAGGGCCTCGCGCACGCGCACAAGGCCGGAGAGCTCGTGACCTTGCTCGGCGGCCATCCTTCGCTCAAGATCGGCCCTCTCCTCGAGACCGAGAAGCATGACATCGGCGACATCCTGCGCGAGAGCCTCGACCACGAGAGGGCCGCGCTCGCGGCCTACAACGAGCTGCTGAGCCTCGCCGAGGGCAAGTCCGTCCTGCTCGAGGAGTACGCGCGCGACATGGTCGTCAGCGAGGAGCTTCACCTCGACGAGGTCAACAAGATGCTGCGGCTGCCCGGCGACATCGGGCCCTACCGCCCCTAA
- a CDS encoding PepSY domain-containing protein, producing MRRFLFDWHLTLGKSAGALILIWSASGALMILDPIARRAFDAEIPKIEAVPVDGARFTFPVSRLPVDGASAVALRSFDGRSWYEARWPDGRVAGFDAATGAPVPAEIGPDEARVRIAKALSPGWTALGVDRLTANDDHYRPTDFPAYRLTLAGPGAPVLYLSSRDGSVLKTTTRLSRAARWLGMGVHAWNPEALKRSFDTPRRWALALLVALPLFLLAAVSYALLCLRNEGSPVQADKPKRVVAALVAAALIAGMPGAASAQALARVALPRAGAPLTPSLAVPGPGAPMLPASLPGVPALSVPPPALAAPALVAPVPVALAAAAVVPAAARPAAPRAKLAAALAPAFAVDARVPLEYQVSGGRAAFDGVVSREEGSPVPAEAFVSRASGLSAASVPERPLPPAAAKPAAPRGPDRKALWGIYVTHAAHLFTMSAAWRVAWPLLVIDLAGKASLAAIGSGVALVEMGTGLVAGMIVDRLLPRKSMAGAAVARAAIAVGLYAAASAGGIGFPLLFGAFLAHSFALTTIHIGQSSAAPAAAGDAPGALRRVNSTLKIVTAAVSIPGSLLGGWAVASLGVPGALLAYAAANLLVLAPLYSWLMPGTTAAAPAPSAVVEPPAGPKRAPGLWEAAKLIFTNKILAAALIAMAAGVVLVEPLRSTTLPILASDLSPASAAMLLGSFQAAFYAGQFAGNFGLLKWGERLSNRSWILLGGAGLLSFGLFALAPVHVAFAFAAAALIGLLTQPLSVVAKTVFQEEVRRLRPDLLGRAMGVNNLFYRLAVSAGTALVGWTAVAGAALALGATGTLAAVYGGVAVALAAAVFRLMRRPAPAALAAGVLPAPAAPDFRGSREIARDEAAEKLEAAGLPAMLAGQGLTMWHVLRHRGRGGEQVHLTFGLPPDGRPFERGGGDPARREELERRLESSAARITALVAETLGVDPASVVLHERLVEGCCGAGCQSCLLGDGESKHAKTWTGLDRGPAAAAAVAFLPLAAALPAGAFEWHMFAGTAFGVVALIYAVTGTISLLTQPIKSLFDPGLPAAPEVVVDPRRFPLSPAQAAEALTAEERVALKPGMPLLRAAAGSPQRRWYEFQTADGRTIEVHARTGRRLVSPRGAAFARGQVNRWLAGTPWKAAGPAKLVTVQGEYYRKGELPHYQADLEGPGGWQVFVSAKDGRILEVHSRLSRTLKWVGKGPHAWGIKALDKVDTLKRLLAPLLLGVPVLALAVTAFWLKASRGFPLELPALSDGAWAWHKFFGSWSLLVLLYMGVTGPLTLFMPIATKKLTPKLPKGGSLAPEAFVLSPSEAASRLPAGAAPARVQARSSRRRAWYEFELADGSRRAVSAADGSEVPVFMTAAEVEAEAREWLAGSPWTPKPGAVFLESHDSHYKDFREAEIPVYKLELEGPGGLRVYLSARDGRLTNSGMSVRSRLSRFLGTFVKSVHALEWGPFARHPNLRRVVMILFLTLPVALTVVLGLLA from the coding sequence ATGCGCCGTTTCTTGTTCGACTGGCACCTGACGCTCGGTAAATCCGCCGGCGCCCTCATCCTGATCTGGAGCGCGAGCGGCGCGCTGATGATCCTCGATCCCATCGCGCGGCGCGCGTTCGACGCGGAGATCCCGAAGATCGAGGCCGTTCCCGTCGACGGCGCTCGCTTCACCTTTCCCGTCTCCCGTCTTCCGGTCGACGGGGCCTCGGCCGTCGCGCTGCGCTCGTTCGACGGCCGCTCCTGGTACGAGGCGCGCTGGCCCGACGGCCGCGTCGCGGGCTTCGACGCCGCGACCGGCGCTCCGGTCCCGGCCGAGATCGGGCCGGACGAGGCGCGCGTCCGCATCGCGAAGGCGCTGTCTCCGGGATGGACCGCGCTCGGGGTCGACCGGCTGACGGCCAACGACGATCACTACCGCCCGACGGACTTCCCGGCGTACCGTCTTACGCTCGCCGGTCCCGGCGCGCCGGTGCTGTACCTGTCGTCGCGCGACGGCTCGGTGCTCAAGACCACGACGCGCCTGTCCCGCGCCGCGCGCTGGCTCGGCATGGGCGTGCACGCCTGGAATCCCGAGGCGCTCAAGCGCTCGTTCGACACGCCGCGCCGCTGGGCGCTGGCCTTGCTCGTGGCCCTGCCTTTGTTCCTGCTGGCCGCGGTCTCGTACGCCTTGCTCTGCCTCCGGAACGAGGGCTCGCCCGTCCAAGCCGATAAGCCGAAGCGCGTCGTCGCCGCGCTCGTCGCCGCGGCGCTGATCGCGGGCATGCCGGGTGCGGCCTCGGCTCAGGCCCTGGCCCGGGTCGCGCTGCCGCGAGCCGGCGCGCCCCTGACGCCGTCGCTGGCCGTTCCGGGGCCCGGCGCGCCGATGCTCCCGGCGTCCTTGCCCGGAGTCCCGGCCCTCTCCGTTCCGCCGCCCGCGCTCGCGGCTCCGGCGCTCGTCGCGCCCGTGCCCGTCGCGCTCGCCGCCGCGGCCGTCGTTCCGGCGGCGGCCCGCCCCGCGGCGCCGCGCGCGAAGCTTGCCGCCGCGCTCGCGCCCGCTTTCGCCGTCGACGCGCGCGTCCCGCTGGAATACCAGGTCTCCGGCGGCCGCGCCGCGTTCGACGGCGTCGTCTCGAGAGAGGAAGGCTCGCCCGTCCCGGCGGAGGCCTTCGTCTCCCGGGCGAGCGGCTTGTCCGCGGCGTCCGTCCCCGAGCGTCCCCTTCCGCCCGCGGCGGCGAAGCCCGCCGCGCCGCGCGGCCCCGACCGCAAGGCGCTGTGGGGCATCTACGTCACCCACGCCGCGCACCTGTTCACGATGTCGGCCGCGTGGCGCGTGGCCTGGCCGCTGCTCGTCATCGACCTCGCCGGCAAGGCGAGCCTCGCCGCCATCGGCTCGGGCGTCGCCCTCGTCGAGATGGGCACCGGCCTCGTCGCCGGCATGATCGTCGACCGTCTCCTGCCCCGCAAGTCCATGGCCGGCGCGGCGGTCGCGCGCGCGGCCATCGCGGTCGGGCTGTACGCCGCCGCCTCCGCGGGCGGCATAGGCTTCCCGCTGCTGTTCGGCGCGTTCCTGGCGCACAGCTTCGCCCTGACCACGATCCACATCGGACAGTCCTCGGCGGCGCCGGCCGCCGCCGGCGACGCGCCCGGGGCGCTGCGCCGCGTCAACTCGACGCTGAAGATCGTGACGGCGGCCGTCTCGATCCCGGGCTCGTTGCTCGGCGGCTGGGCGGTCGCGTCGCTGGGCGTGCCCGGCGCCTTGCTCGCCTACGCCGCGGCGAACCTCCTCGTGCTGGCGCCGCTCTACTCCTGGCTCATGCCCGGGACGACGGCGGCCGCTCCCGCGCCCTCGGCCGTCGTCGAGCCGCCGGCCGGGCCGAAGCGCGCGCCGGGCCTCTGGGAGGCGGCGAAGCTGATCTTCACGAACAAGATCCTGGCCGCCGCGCTGATCGCGATGGCCGCCGGCGTCGTCTTGGTCGAGCCTCTGCGCAGCACGACCTTGCCGATACTCGCCAGCGACCTGTCTCCCGCCTCGGCGGCGATGCTCCTCGGGAGCTTCCAAGCCGCGTTCTACGCCGGACAGTTCGCGGGCAACTTCGGCCTGCTCAAGTGGGGCGAGAGGCTGTCGAACCGCTCCTGGATACTGCTGGGAGGGGCGGGCCTGCTGTCCTTCGGCTTATTCGCGCTCGCGCCGGTCCACGTCGCGTTCGCCTTCGCCGCCGCGGCGCTCATCGGCCTGCTGACCCAGCCCCTGTCGGTCGTGGCCAAGACCGTTTTTCAAGAGGAAGTCCGCCGCCTGCGGCCGGATCTGCTCGGCCGCGCGATGGGCGTCAACAATCTCTTCTATCGTCTCGCCGTGAGCGCGGGCACGGCGCTCGTGGGCTGGACGGCGGTGGCGGGAGCGGCCTTGGCCCTCGGCGCGACCGGGACCTTGGCGGCCGTGTACGGCGGCGTCGCCGTCGCGCTCGCCGCGGCCGTGTTCCGGCTCATGCGCCGTCCGGCGCCGGCGGCGTTGGCGGCGGGCGTTCTTCCGGCCCCGGCCGCGCCCGACTTCCGCGGCTCGCGCGAGATCGCGCGGGACGAGGCCGCCGAGAAGCTCGAGGCCGCCGGCCTGCCCGCGATGCTGGCCGGACAAGGATTGACGATGTGGCACGTCCTGCGTCATCGCGGACGCGGCGGCGAGCAGGTGCACCTGACCTTCGGCCTTCCTCCGGACGGCCGTCCGTTCGAGCGCGGCGGCGGCGACCCCGCCCGGCGCGAGGAGCTCGAGCGCCGCCTCGAGTCGTCCGCGGCGCGCATCACGGCTCTCGTCGCCGAGACGCTCGGCGTCGATCCGGCGAGCGTCGTCCTGCACGAGCGCCTCGTCGAGGGCTGCTGCGGCGCCGGCTGCCAGTCGTGCCTCCTCGGCGACGGCGAGTCGAAGCACGCGAAGACCTGGACCGGGCTCGATCGCGGTCCGGCCGCCGCGGCCGCCGTCGCGTTCCTTCCGCTCGCCGCGGCGCTGCCCGCGGGCGCGTTCGAGTGGCACATGTTCGCCGGGACGGCTTTCGGCGTCGTCGCGCTGATCTACGCGGTCACGGGCACGATCAGCCTGCTGACGCAGCCCATCAAGTCCCTGTTCGACCCCGGCCTGCCAGCCGCGCCCGAGGTCGTCGTGGATCCCCGCCGGTTCCCGCTGTCCCCGGCGCAGGCGGCCGAGGCGCTCACCGCCGAGGAACGCGTCGCGCTCAAGCCCGGGATGCCGCTGCTGCGCGCGGCGGCCGGCTCGCCGCAGCGGCGTTGGTACGAGTTCCAGACGGCCGACGGCCGGACGATCGAGGTGCACGCGCGCACGGGGCGCCGGCTGGTCTCCCCGCGCGGCGCGGCCTTCGCGCGCGGACAGGTGAACCGCTGGCTCGCCGGCACCCCTTGGAAGGCGGCGGGACCGGCGAAGCTCGTCACGGTCCAGGGCGAGTACTACCGCAAGGGGGAACTGCCCCATTATCAGGCGGACCTGGAGGGACCGGGAGGCTGGCAGGTCTTCGTGTCCGCCAAGGACGGCCGGATCCTCGAGGTCCACTCGCGCCTCTCGCGGACGCTCAAGTGGGTCGGCAAGGGCCCGCACGCCTGGGGCATCAAGGCGCTCGACAAAGTGGACACGCTCAAGCGCCTGCTCGCGCCCCTGCTGCTGGGCGTGCCGGTCCTGGCGCTCGCGGTCACGGCCTTCTGGCTCAAGGCCAGCCGCGGCTTCCCGCTCGAGTTGCCCGCCCTATCGGACGGCGCCTGGGCGTGGCATAAGTTCTTCGGCTCGTGGTCCTTGCTCGTCCTTCTCTACATGGGCGTGACCGGGCCCTTGACCCTGTTCATGCCGATCGCGACGAAGAAGCTGACGCCGAAGCTGCCGAAGGGCGGGAGCCTCGCGCCCGAGGCCTTCGTCCTCTCGCCGTCGGAGGCCGCGTCGCGCCTGCCGGCGGGAGCGGCGCCCGCGCGGGTCCAGGCGCGCTCCTCCCGCCGCCGCGCCTGGTACGAGTTCGAGCTGGCGGACGGCTCGCGCCGCGCGGTCTCGGCCGCCGACGGAAGCGAAGTCCCGGTGTTCATGACCGCGGCCGAGGTCGAGGCTGAAGCGCGCGAGTGGCTCGCCGGCTCGCCGTGGACGCCGAAGCCGGGCGCCGTCTTCCTCGAGTCCCACGACTCCCATTACAAGGATTTCCGCGAAGCGGAGATCCCCGTCTACAAGCTCGAGCTCGAGGGGCCCGGCGGCCTGCGCGTGTACCTGTCGGCGCGCGACGGCCGCCTCACGAACTCCGGGATGTCCGTGCGTTCGCGCCTGTCCCGCTTCCTGGGGACCTTCGTGAAGTCCGTCCACGCGCTGGAGTGGGGGCCGTTCGCGCGGCATCCGAACCTGCGCCGCGTGGTCATGATCCTCTTCCTGACCTTGCCGGTCGCGCTCACGGTCGTTCTGGGGCTGCTGGCGTGA
- a CDS encoding iron transporter: MKKSVSVLLLLGAFASGSAFAYEERIKEYPIGTAKEINRMRVAAVYLLPIDMEPRGMDLPQSQADVHLEADIHASRGNLNGFGAGEWIPFLKVSYTLVNVDTGETKSGTFMPMVAKDGPHYGSNVKMMGAGNYTLTFVIDPPSKQGFGRHTDVATGVGKWFQQFAVNYSFKWVPIK; encoded by the coding sequence ATGAAGAAGAGTGTCTCGGTCTTATTGCTGCTCGGGGCGTTCGCCTCGGGCTCGGCGTTCGCGTACGAGGAACGGATCAAGGAGTACCCGATCGGGACGGCCAAGGAGATCAACCGCATGCGGGTCGCCGCCGTCTACCTGCTGCCGATCGACATGGAGCCCAGGGGGATGGATCTGCCTCAGTCGCAGGCGGACGTCCATCTCGAGGCGGACATCCACGCATCGAGGGGGAACCTGAACGGCTTCGGCGCCGGCGAGTGGATCCCTTTCCTCAAGGTCTCGTACACGCTGGTGAACGTCGATACCGGAGAGACGAAGTCCGGCACGTTCATGCCGATGGTCGCCAAGGACGGGCCGCACTACGGCAGCAACGTGAAGATGATGGGCGCCGGGAACTACACGCTCACCTTCGTGATCGATCCCCCGTCCAAGCAGGGATTCGGGCGGCATACCGACGTCGCCACGGGCGTCGGAAAATGGTTCCAGCAGTTCGCGGTGAACTATTCCTTCAAGTGGGTCCCGATCAAATAG
- a CDS encoding DUF2318 domain-containing protein → MISSLADVVGAFTPLAFIAGLILASRPLRDGRRTSRSALAAVGAGLTAAVPVCALAARGGNLLAARVLLDAAAIVAAFAHAAAFLLPENRRIRAGAEVFFLAALAAASMVSFLSLMDERGISSFAVINTELLLNAGAVFFGACLIACLTPVTANAAPKSGNRVIVRCLLAASALVVVPRLADVLLGLMRLKAIEVTGGLLSFAAKTNMFAAAVPYLQLAMAAGLAAAYARRRSVFPAGELSMSSAQRRQALAVERSEARWVRGSAALVCAALAALLAHDLYAGRPEKITRPVRLEADARGFIRVKTASVADGDLHRFSYVTDDGHVVRFLLIKLEGLVKKSRIGVVYDACVMCGDKGYIQRKREVICLACNVRIFNPSIGKEGGCNPIPLKHAVEGEHVVIAAEELTRGAKHFSQVVSITVKDPVTGKELDSLKAPARHEYRGANYFFESEASQARFMASPEKYARKPLP, encoded by the coding sequence ATGATCTCATCGCTCGCGGACGTCGTCGGCGCGTTCACTCCTCTCGCGTTCATCGCCGGGTTGATCCTGGCTTCGCGGCCGCTGCGCGACGGGCGCAGGACCTCGCGCTCCGCGCTGGCCGCCGTCGGCGCCGGTTTGACGGCGGCCGTGCCGGTCTGCGCGTTGGCGGCCCGCGGCGGGAACCTCCTCGCGGCGCGCGTGCTCCTCGATGCGGCGGCCATCGTCGCGGCGTTCGCTCACGCGGCCGCGTTCCTTCTGCCGGAGAACCGCCGCATCCGCGCGGGAGCCGAGGTCTTCTTCCTGGCCGCGCTGGCGGCGGCGTCCATGGTCTCCTTCCTCAGTTTGATGGACGAACGCGGCATCTCCTCGTTCGCGGTCATCAATACCGAGCTGCTGTTGAACGCGGGCGCCGTCTTCTTCGGAGCGTGCCTGATCGCCTGTTTGACTCCAGTGACGGCGAACGCCGCTCCGAAAAGCGGGAACCGGGTCATCGTCCGCTGCCTGCTCGCCGCGTCGGCGCTCGTCGTCGTCCCCCGGCTCGCGGACGTCCTGCTGGGCCTCATGCGCCTCAAGGCGATCGAGGTGACGGGGGGGCTCCTGTCCTTCGCGGCCAAGACGAACATGTTCGCCGCCGCCGTCCCGTACCTGCAGCTCGCCATGGCGGCCGGGTTGGCGGCGGCCTACGCGCGGCGGCGGAGCGTCTTCCCGGCGGGGGAGCTGTCGATGTCGAGCGCGCAAAGACGGCAGGCGCTCGCCGTCGAGCGGAGCGAGGCGCGATGGGTCCGCGGCTCGGCGGCGCTCGTGTGCGCGGCGCTGGCGGCGCTGCTCGCGCACGACCTTTACGCCGGCAGGCCCGAGAAGATCACCCGCCCCGTGAGGCTCGAGGCGGACGCACGGGGCTTCATCCGGGTCAAGACCGCCTCCGTCGCCGACGGCGACCTCCATCGCTTCTCCTACGTGACCGACGACGGCCATGTCGTCCGCTTTCTCCTCATCAAGCTGGAAGGCCTCGTGAAGAAGAGCCGCATCGGGGTGGTGTACGACGCGTGCGTGATGTGCGGGGACAAGGGCTATATCCAGCGCAAGCGGGAGGTGATCTGCCTCGCCTGCAACGTCCGGATCTTCAACCCGTCGATCGGCAAGGAGGGCGGGTGCAACCCCATCCCGCTGAAGCACGCGGTCGAGGGGGAGCACGTCGTGATCGCCGCGGAGGAGCTGACGCGGGGCGCCAAACACTTCTCGCAGGTCGTGTCGATAACGGTCAAGGACCCGGTGACGGGCAAGGAGCTGGACTCGCTGAAGGCGCCCGCCCGCCACGAATACCGGGGGGCGAATTATTTCTTCGAATCCGAGGCGTCGCAGGCCCGCTTCATGGCTTCGCCGGAGAAATACGCCCGGAAGCCGCTCCCCTAG
- a CDS encoding ABC transporter permease: MFLAMVRQSFLRGRRRKALAVATIILAASLITALMNLSIGVGDKMAKEMKSYGANITVAPNSESISLDIDGVDFNPLKGQVFLEERDLPKIKDIFWHNNIIGFAPFLKVAAEVAGADGPVPLLGTRFDVPLLLSEDEEFRVGVRAINPYWQVRGRWPEDEDRAGVLAGAELARRLRLDVGSRIAVRMPGAERLVTVNGILHTGGPEESFLVAPLPLVQELASLPGKIQNVSVSALTVPEDRLSRRTRNGSDALDALEYDLWYCTAYVSSIAHQIEEAIPNSTVRPIWQVAASEGTVIKKLQLLMLVVTVAVFIASGLGISSLMITTIMERSREIGLMKALGASEAEVHLLFLAESVVVGGVGGLLGCAGGAALSQVIGLSIFGSTVAFNPVAVPVGVAVSVLIALAGSLMPARLISRLHPAEVLHGRR, from the coding sequence ATGTTCCTCGCCATGGTCAGGCAGTCGTTCCTGAGGGGCCGCCGGCGGAAGGCCCTGGCCGTCGCGACGATCATACTCGCCGCGAGCCTCATCACCGCGCTCATGAACCTGTCCATCGGCGTCGGCGACAAGATGGCCAAGGAGATGAAGTCCTACGGCGCGAACATCACGGTCGCGCCGAACAGCGAGAGCATCTCGCTCGACATCGACGGCGTCGATTTCAATCCGTTGAAGGGCCAGGTGTTCCTCGAGGAGCGCGACCTGCCGAAGATCAAGGATATCTTCTGGCACAACAACATCATCGGGTTCGCTCCCTTCCTGAAGGTCGCAGCCGAGGTCGCCGGAGCGGACGGTCCGGTGCCCCTCCTCGGGACGCGGTTCGATGTGCCGCTGCTCCTCTCCGAGGACGAGGAATTCCGGGTCGGGGTGAGGGCCATCAACCCCTATTGGCAGGTCCGCGGCCGCTGGCCCGAGGACGAGGACCGCGCCGGCGTGCTCGCCGGCGCGGAGCTCGCGCGCCGGCTCCGCCTCGACGTCGGCTCCCGGATCGCCGTCAGGATGCCCGGGGCGGAAAGGCTCGTGACCGTGAACGGCATCCTCCATACGGGCGGGCCGGAGGAGTCCTTCCTCGTCGCGCCGCTGCCGCTGGTGCAGGAGCTCGCCTCGCTGCCCGGCAAAATCCAGAACGTCAGCGTGAGCGCCTTGACCGTGCCGGAGGACCGCCTGTCCCGCAGGACCCGCAACGGCTCCGACGCCCTGGACGCGCTGGAGTACGACCTCTGGTACTGCACCGCCTACGTGAGCTCGATCGCCCATCAGATCGAGGAGGCCATCCCGAACTCGACCGTGCGTCCGATCTGGCAGGTCGCGGCCAGCGAGGGGACGGTCATCAAGAAGCTGCAGCTCCTGATGCTCGTCGTGACGGTCGCGGTGTTCATCGCCAGCGGGCTCGGCATCTCGTCGCTGATGATCACGACCATCATGGAGCGGTCGCGCGAGATCGGGCTCATGAAGGCGCTCGGCGCCTCCGAGGCGGAGGTGCATCTCCTGTTCCTCGCCGAGTCCGTGGTCGTCGGCGGCGTCGGCGGCCTGCTGGGATGCGCGGGAGGGGCGGCCCTCTCGCAGGTCATCGGGCTGTCGATCTTCGGCTCGACCGTCGCCTTCAACCCCGTCGCCGTCCCGGTCGGCGTCGCGGTCTCGGTGCTGATCGCGCTCGCCGGGTCGCTCATGCCGGCGAGGCTGATCTCCCGGCTCCATCCAGCGGAGGTGCTCCATGGGCGGAGATAA
- a CDS encoding MFS transporter — protein MRRRDFALVCAGQMLGLAALEAGLCATPAVLASLGAESDASLVFWTGLSQCAAAGFAIVAIPVWGRVGDRVGRGRMLVRAQAGLAAALALMALARSPWQVVLSRALQGAFAGTTPAALALVAGGADGARLMGWVRSYGLAGAVAGPLLGGLLLPFTGATALFVGGAVVCAVLAAASWGVREEPAASAPRVAAAGPGRLYAASAGLAFFRGLEDPLLPVVARTLAPGSWVALSGAGLSVSRGVQALVSPWWGRECERRGLRSVLAFCALGAGTFTAAQALAGTPGTLLAARAALGFFAAGAVAALYAAAGEAGERRGEAVAWTASGLRLGGAVAAGAAGPLAALVGIPATLIAAGAGVAAVPRLVFRREDKEEACAVSCSTGT, from the coding sequence ATGAGGCGTAGGGACTTCGCGCTGGTCTGCGCCGGACAGATGCTGGGGCTCGCGGCCCTGGAGGCGGGCCTGTGCGCCACGCCGGCGGTGCTGGCGTCCCTCGGCGCGGAGTCGGACGCGAGCCTGGTGTTTTGGACGGGCCTCTCGCAGTGCGCGGCCGCCGGGTTCGCCATCGTCGCGATCCCCGTCTGGGGCCGCGTCGGCGACCGCGTCGGGCGGGGGCGGATGCTGGTTCGCGCCCAGGCGGGCCTGGCCGCCGCGCTGGCGCTGATGGCCTTGGCGCGGTCGCCTTGGCAGGTGGTCTTGTCGCGCGCGCTGCAGGGCGCCTTCGCGGGGACCACGCCCGCGGCGCTCGCTTTGGTCGCGGGCGGCGCCGACGGCGCCCGGCTCATGGGCTGGGTCCGGTCGTACGGCCTGGCCGGGGCGGTGGCCGGGCCCTTGCTCGGAGGACTGCTCCTGCCTTTCACCGGCGCGACCGCGCTGTTCGTCGGCGGCGCCGTCGTCTGCGCGGTCTTGGCGGCCGCGTCCTGGGGCGTGCGCGAGGAGCCCGCCGCGTCCGCGCCCCGCGTCGCCGCCGCCGGCCCCGGCCGTCTTTACGCGGCGTCCGCCGGGCTGGCCTTCTTCCGCGGCTTGGAGGATCCGCTGCTGCCCGTGGTCGCGAGGACTCTCGCGCCCGGGTCGTGGGTCGCGCTGTCCGGCGCGGGCTTGTCCGTCAGCCGCGGGGTCCAGGCGCTGGTCTCGCCTTGGTGGGGCCGCGAGTGCGAGCGGCGGGGCCTTCGATCCGTCCTCGCCTTCTGCGCGCTCGGGGCGGGAACGTTCACCGCCGCGCAAGCGCTGGCGGGAACGCCCGGAACGCTTCTCGCCGCGCGCGCGGCGCTCGGCTTCTTCGCGGCGGGCGCCGTCGCGGCGCTGTACGCCGCCGCGGGCGAAGCCGGCGAGCGGCGGGGCGAGGCCGTGGCCTGGACCGCGAGCGGCCTGCGTCTGGGCGGCGCGGTCGCCGCGGGCGCGGCCGGCCCTCTCGCGGCTTTGGTCGGCATCCCCGCGACCTTGATCGCGGCCGGCGCCGGCGTCGCCGCCGTTCCGCGCCTCGTTTTCCGCCGTGAAGATAAGGAGGAAGCATGCGCCGTTTCTTGTTCGACTGGCACCTGA
- a CDS encoding alginate export family protein encodes MLRLAVSILLSTLIPAKGAFAAATSPGGARVVPQDAAERKNPNSPAAGEGEVPERITKEHWAYAGVAELQERYGAGKPLPPEGCSKIELLDSFIDALAKVAEEFKRRGAANIRRDDMDGIRSLIVALEDELFGREAYLTLRVSIERLLALVEPPVPIFKYKIGVDGYARAEGAHGFRMRDLSYVPNRDEGGGTYRVKPYAYWHPNDRWDIHAEGQAYGFARGGDDHANKASLYQGFAEVRIPNEGLPGVNWAALKVGRQEFVYGSGFMLGSDTFFDGLSFDAARLRVQPRSNITLDAFAGNYATPFSGGVKGGLSGAYLTYHPSDDSSLEGYAIRDLGAEQRRPEERLDSLGLRSVGGVGIFEVESEAVLQSGNAFDEETGRIERIKAAGGHVDLTGQFRLFGRDNAVFIGAAAGTGDVNDSKKEFRNPNNDSALMGDMHVVGDLSGADLGDHHASGMQIYTVGWGIDLTRKLNLTATGRKFAATSVEDGFSRDIGLETDVNLTYSPNKDCTLIVGYDHFFPGRFYRDASGSGKGADYAFAMLVFNYDWTRRKR; translated from the coding sequence ATGCTTAGACTCGCCGTCTCGATTCTTCTGTCGACGTTGATCCCCGCCAAGGGCGCCTTCGCGGCGGCGACGAGCCCCGGAGGGGCTCGGGTCGTGCCGCAGGACGCCGCCGAGCGCAAGAACCCGAACTCGCCGGCGGCCGGCGAGGGCGAGGTCCCGGAGCGGATCACGAAGGAGCACTGGGCCTACGCGGGGGTCGCCGAACTCCAGGAACGATACGGGGCGGGCAAGCCTCTGCCGCCGGAGGGATGCTCCAAGATCGAACTGCTCGATTCCTTCATCGACGCGCTGGCCAAGGTCGCCGAGGAGTTCAAGCGGCGCGGCGCCGCGAACATCCGACGCGACGACATGGACGGCATCCGGTCCCTGATCGTCGCCCTGGAGGACGAGCTGTTCGGGCGCGAGGCGTACCTGACGCTCCGCGTGAGCATCGAACGCCTCCTGGCGCTCGTCGAGCCACCGGTCCCGATCTTCAAGTACAAGATCGGCGTGGACGGCTACGCGCGCGCCGAGGGCGCCCACGGCTTCCGGATGCGGGACCTCAGCTACGTCCCGAACCGCGACGAGGGGGGAGGCACCTACCGGGTCAAGCCTTACGCCTATTGGCACCCGAACGACCGGTGGGACATCCACGCCGAGGGCCAGGCCTACGGCTTCGCGCGAGGCGGCGATGATCACGCGAACAAGGCTTCCCTCTATCAGGGGTTCGCCGAGGTGCGCATCCCCAATGAAGGCCTGCCCGGCGTCAATTGGGCCGCCCTGAAGGTCGGCCGCCAGGAATTCGTCTACGGGAGCGGCTTCATGCTCGGCTCGGACACGTTCTTCGACGGCTTGTCGTTCGACGCGGCGAGGCTTCGGGTGCAGCCGCGCTCCAACATCACGCTCGATGCGTTCGCCGGCAATTACGCGACGCCTTTCTCCGGGGGGGTGAAGGGAGGCCTGTCGGGCGCTTATCTGACCTACCACCCCTCCGATGACAGCTCCCTCGAGGGCTACGCCATCCGCGACCTCGGCGCCGAGCAGCGGCGCCCGGAGGAGCGCCTGGACAGCCTCGGGCTGCGCAGCGTCGGCGGGGTCGGCATCTTCGAGGTCGAGTCCGAGGCGGTGCTGCAGAGCGGCAACGCGTTCGACGAGGAGACGGGGCGCATCGAGCGGATCAAGGCGGCCGGAGGCCACGTCGACCTGACCGGCCAGTTCCGTCTGTTCGGACGAGACAATGCGGTCTTCATCGGCGCCGCGGCCGGCACCGGAGACGTCAACGACTCCAAGAAGGAATTCAGGAACCCGAACAACGACTCCGCGCTCATGGGCGACATGCACGTGGTCGGAGACCTGTCGGGCGCCGACCTCGGAGACCATCACGCGAGCGGCATGCAGATCTACACGGTCGGCTGGGGCATCGACCTCACCCGGAAGCTCAACCTGACGGCCACCGGCCGCAAGTTCGCCGCGACGAGCGTGGAGGACGGCTTCAGCCGCGACATCGGCCTCGAGACCGACGTCAACCTGACCTACTCGCCGAACAAGGACTGCACGCTCATCGTCGGCTACGACCATTTCTTCCCGGGGCGGTTCTACCGCGACGCGTCGGGCAGCGGCAAGGGAGCCGATTACGCGTTCGCGATGCTCGTCTTCAATTACGACTGGACCCGGAGGAAGAGATGA